One window of Phycisphaeraceae bacterium genomic DNA carries:
- a CDS encoding nitroreductase family protein, which translates to MALPPNHLPHTPFKPDQTPERAARSFYEVISRRRSVRMFSDRSVSAETIEWVVRAAGSAPSGANKQPWRFVAVSDPALKRKIREGAEQEEREFYGRIAPPEWLADLAPFGTDENKDFLEIAPWLIVVFKMMKTDEGGQVYYVNESVGIAVGMLLAAAHHAGLATLTHTPSPMKFLGEILGRPEHERPYLLIPIGYASEDCVVPDITRKPLDEILVMRA; encoded by the coding sequence GTGGCGCTTCCCCCGAACCATCTACCTCACACCCCGTTCAAGCCCGATCAGACGCCGGAGCGGGCGGCGCGTTCGTTCTACGAGGTGATAAGCCGCCGACGCTCAGTCCGGATGTTCAGCGATCGGAGCGTCTCGGCCGAGACGATCGAGTGGGTTGTCCGTGCCGCGGGGAGCGCACCGTCGGGCGCGAACAAGCAGCCGTGGCGATTCGTGGCGGTGTCGGACCCGGCCCTCAAACGGAAGATCCGCGAAGGGGCGGAGCAGGAAGAGCGGGAGTTCTACGGGCGGATCGCGCCGCCCGAATGGCTGGCCGATCTTGCACCCTTCGGCACGGATGAGAACAAGGACTTTCTGGAGATCGCGCCCTGGCTGATCGTGGTCTTCAAGATGATGAAGACGGATGAGGGAGGGCAGGTGTATTACGTGAACGAGAGTGTCGGGATCGCTGTCGGGATGCTCCTCGCGGCGGCGCACCATGCGGGGCTGGCGACGCTGACGCATACGCCGAGCCCGATGAAGTTTCTCGGAGAGATTCTGGGCAGGCCCGAGCATGAGCGGCCGTACCTGCTCATCCCGATCGGCTATGCATCGGAGGATTGTGTGGTGCCGGACATCACGCGGAAGCCACTTGACGAGATCCTGGTCATGCGGGCCTGA